The following proteins come from a genomic window of Micromonospora zamorensis:
- a CDS encoding NAD(P)-dependent alcohol dehydrogenase, which yields MRALRLQEWKSEPELVEVPDPTPGPGQVVVRIGGAGACHSDLHLMDDFEPGAMPWNPPFTLGHENSGWVHALGDGVTGLSVGQPVAVFGPWGCGTCARCRVGVDPYCENPAGAPVPSGGGGLGLDGGMAEFELVPDARHVVPLPEGLDPVDAAPLTDAGLTPYHAVRRSWAKLPPGSTAVVIGVGGLGHVGVQILKATTAARVIAVDTRAEALRLAEECGADRTVMSGPTAAEEIREATGGRGADVVLDFVGADATMALGVAAARTVGDLTIVGIGGGTVAVSFFSVPYEMSIATTYWGSRPELVEVLDLGARGLIRPRTTTFALDDALDAYRQMRDGTLDGRAVIVP from the coding sequence ATGCGCGCGCTGCGGTTGCAGGAGTGGAAGTCGGAACCGGAGTTGGTCGAGGTCCCCGATCCGACGCCCGGGCCGGGTCAGGTGGTGGTCCGGATCGGCGGCGCCGGCGCCTGCCATTCCGACCTGCACCTGATGGACGACTTCGAGCCGGGCGCCATGCCCTGGAACCCACCGTTCACCCTCGGCCACGAGAACTCTGGCTGGGTGCACGCCCTCGGTGACGGCGTGACCGGGCTGTCCGTCGGGCAACCAGTAGCCGTCTTCGGCCCGTGGGGCTGTGGCACCTGCGCCCGCTGCCGGGTCGGCGTCGACCCGTACTGCGAGAACCCTGCCGGTGCACCGGTGCCGAGCGGGGGTGGCGGCCTTGGACTGGACGGCGGCATGGCCGAGTTCGAGCTGGTCCCGGACGCCCGGCACGTCGTACCCCTTCCCGAGGGGTTGGATCCGGTGGACGCCGCGCCGCTGACCGACGCGGGCCTCACCCCGTACCACGCCGTCCGGCGGTCCTGGGCGAAGCTGCCGCCGGGCAGCACGGCAGTGGTCATCGGGGTCGGCGGGCTGGGGCATGTGGGCGTGCAGATCCTCAAGGCCACCACAGCTGCGCGGGTCATCGCGGTGGACACCCGCGCCGAGGCGCTGCGGCTGGCCGAGGAGTGCGGCGCCGACCGCACCGTGATGTCGGGTCCGACCGCCGCCGAGGAGATCCGCGAGGCAACCGGCGGTCGGGGTGCCGACGTGGTGCTGGACTTCGTCGGTGCGGACGCCACCATGGCGCTCGGTGTGGCGGCCGCCCGCACCGTCGGTGACCTGACCATCGTGGGCATCGGAGGGGGCACCGTGGCGGTGTCGTTCTTCTCGGTGCCGTACGAGATGAGCATCGCTACCACCTACTGGGGCAGTCGCCCGGAGCTGGTCGAGGTGCTCGATCTGGGTGCCCGTGGCCTGATCCGGCCGAGGACCACCACCTTCGCCCTGGACGACGCCCTCGACGCGTACCGGCAGATGCGCGACGGCACACTGGACGGCCGGGCGGTGATCGTGCCCTGA
- a CDS encoding DinB family protein, whose amino-acid sequence MTSTEQLTGERADLLQSLRRHRGFLLQTVDGLTDEQAATCPTVSALSLGGLVKHVAGIEHRWMLFAVGGAEAMEREAVDWVGQFRMEPGETLAGLVERFQGVAAQTDELVATLDLDAAHPLPQAPWFEPGASWTVRRVLLHLIAETSQHAGHADILRESIDGARTMG is encoded by the coding sequence ATGACCAGCACGGAGCAGCTCACCGGTGAGCGGGCCGACCTGTTGCAGAGTCTGCGCAGGCATCGCGGTTTCCTCCTGCAGACCGTCGACGGGCTCACCGACGAGCAGGCGGCCACCTGCCCGACGGTCAGCGCGCTCAGCCTCGGTGGCCTCGTCAAGCACGTTGCCGGCATCGAGCACCGCTGGATGCTCTTCGCCGTGGGCGGCGCGGAGGCGATGGAGCGCGAGGCCGTCGACTGGGTCGGTCAGTTCCGGATGGAGCCGGGCGAGACCCTGGCCGGGCTCGTCGAGCGATTCCAGGGGGTGGCTGCCCAGACCGACGAGCTGGTCGCCACCCTCGACCTGGACGCGGCACACCCGCTGCCGCAGGCGCCGTGGTTCGAGCCGGGTGCGAGTTGGACGGTTCGTCGGGTGCTGCTGCACCTGATCGCCGAGACGTCCCAGCATGCCGGGCACGCCGACATCCTGCGGGAGTCGATCGACGGCGCCAGGACCATGGGCTGA
- a CDS encoding mycothiol transferase, translating to MDVSDLLTETYDRLPDLVRAAVDGLSPEQLRHEPGPGTNSIGWLVWHLTRVQDHHVADLLDAEQIWVSGDWAGRFGLTADPDNTGYGHSPAQVAAVRPESAQALIDYYEAVASRTGSFVAGLRPADLDRVVDEGWDPPVTLGVRLVSVAEDDLQHVGQAAYVRGLIKPG from the coding sequence GTGGACGTGAGTGACCTGCTGACCGAGACGTACGACCGGCTGCCCGACCTCGTCCGCGCGGCGGTCGACGGGCTCAGCCCGGAGCAACTGCGCCACGAGCCCGGGCCGGGCACCAACTCGATCGGTTGGCTGGTCTGGCACCTCACCCGGGTGCAGGACCACCACGTCGCCGACCTGCTCGACGCCGAGCAGATCTGGGTGAGCGGCGACTGGGCGGGCCGGTTCGGCCTCACCGCCGACCCCGACAACACCGGCTACGGGCACTCGCCCGCGCAGGTTGCCGCGGTGCGACCGGAGAGCGCACAGGCGCTGATCGACTACTACGAGGCGGTAGCGTCGCGTACCGGATCGTTCGTGGCCGGTCTGCGCCCGGCGGACCTGGACCGGGTGGTCGACGAGGGGTGGGACCCGCCGGTCACCCTCGGCGTCCGACTGGTCAGCGTCGCCGAGGACGACCTGCAACACGTCGGCCAGGCCGCCTACGTTCGCGGCCTGATCAAGCCCGGCTGA
- a CDS encoding 2'-5' RNA ligase family protein translates to MVAALELYLDPDASRRIRVLWDALEAEGVQSMRSLLERRHRPHVSLAVAPRFDPEQVAEALRGTVVAAPLRLDFQHAGQFVGRVLWLGPAPTPELLAHQRLVSDRLTAAGIPLAEHYQPGRWVPHCTLSMRVPNALMAAAVRRCLEVLPLAATVVGAALTDHARGIAHPLP, encoded by the coding sequence ATGGTCGCGGCGTTGGAGTTGTATCTGGACCCGGACGCCAGCCGCCGCATCCGGGTGCTGTGGGACGCGCTGGAGGCCGAGGGCGTGCAGAGCATGCGTTCGCTGCTGGAGCGGCGCCACCGACCGCACGTCTCTCTCGCGGTGGCGCCCCGCTTCGACCCGGAGCAGGTCGCCGAGGCGCTGCGCGGGACGGTGGTCGCGGCCCCGCTGCGCCTCGACTTCCAACACGCCGGCCAGTTCGTCGGTCGGGTGCTCTGGCTCGGCCCGGCGCCCACCCCGGAGCTGCTGGCCCACCAACGCCTGGTGTCCGACCGGCTCACCGCCGCCGGCATCCCGCTGGCCGAGCACTACCAGCCGGGTCGCTGGGTGCCGCACTGCACGCTCTCCATGCGGGTGCCGAACGCGCTGATGGCCGCCGCGGTGCGGCGCTGTCTGGAGGTGTTGCCGCTGGCCGCGACCGTGGTCGGCGCGGCGCTCACCGACCACGCGCGCGGCATCGCCCATCCACTGCCCTGA
- a CDS encoding DUF72 domain-containing protein, producing MGVIKVGTSSWADQSLLRSGWYPRSANTPARRLGFYAGRFPLVEVDTSYYAVPVPETTQGWVDATPDDFTFDVKAFSLFTGHPTPVAALPRDLRPAGGPSRIRRRDLPPEAYDELWARFRAALDPMAAAGKLGVVLLQFPPWLARGVAAERRIVELAQRCRPWRVGVELRHRSWFDGPAAADTLDLLRAHDLSLVCVDMPQGHPSSVPPILTTTAEPAIVRFHGHSAAWRDGDKQEKFRYAYAEDELRHWAGLLAELATEADDLHVLFNNCCAGQSQRDATRLAQLLAETMIADQAVPARAASPTG from the coding sequence ATGGGTGTAATCAAGGTGGGCACGTCGTCCTGGGCGGACCAGTCGCTGCTGCGCTCCGGGTGGTATCCGCGCTCGGCCAACACACCGGCCCGTCGACTGGGCTTCTACGCCGGCCGGTTCCCGTTGGTCGAGGTGGACACGTCCTACTACGCCGTCCCGGTGCCCGAAACCACGCAGGGCTGGGTCGACGCCACCCCGGACGACTTCACCTTCGACGTCAAGGCGTTCAGCCTCTTCACCGGCCACCCGACGCCGGTCGCCGCGCTGCCCCGGGACCTGCGCCCGGCGGGCGGCCCGAGCCGGATCCGCCGCCGGGACCTGCCGCCGGAGGCGTACGACGAGTTGTGGGCCCGGTTTCGCGCGGCCCTCGACCCGATGGCTGCGGCCGGCAAGCTGGGTGTGGTGCTGTTGCAGTTCCCACCGTGGCTGGCCCGCGGCGTCGCGGCCGAACGCCGGATCGTCGAGCTGGCGCAGCGCTGCCGGCCGTGGCGGGTCGGCGTGGAGCTGCGGCACCGGTCCTGGTTCGACGGTCCGGCCGCGGCGGACACCCTGGACCTGCTGCGCGCGCACGACCTGTCCCTGGTCTGCGTCGACATGCCGCAGGGGCATCCGTCGTCGGTGCCACCGATCCTCACCACGACGGCGGAGCCGGCGATCGTCCGGTTCCACGGCCACAGTGCGGCCTGGCGGGACGGCGACAAGCAGGAGAAGTTCCGGTACGCGTACGCCGAGGACGAGCTTCGGCACTGGGCCGGTCTGCTGGCCGAGCTGGCCACCGAGGCCGACGACCTGCACGTGCTGTTCAACAACTGCTGCGCCGGGCAGTCCCAACGCGACGCCACCCGGCTGGCGCAACTGCTCGCCGAGACGATGATCGCCGATCAGGCTGTCCCGGCCCGGGCGGCGTCGCCCACCGGTTGA
- the corA gene encoding magnesium/cobalt transporter CorA: MVGGRRFRPGGGFGRQLDEYETRVGVPPSTDSSAAPAGGLVDSAVYIRGHRFASPSGLAETYRCLQEQDGAMAWIGLYRPDIEQITSLAREFRLHDLAVEDAINAHQRPKLERYGETLFVVLRAARYDDLREEVEFSELHLFIGPGFVVTVRHGEAPDLAAVRRRLETEAHMLARGPEAVLYAILDQVVDGYAPVVAGLENDIDEIETEVFGGDPNASRRIYGLSREVIQFQRAARPLLTVLDALADGAGSGSEDEELRRYLRDVTDHLTQVVERVDGFRHLLQNILTVNATLVSQQQNEEMRSLTAASYAQNEELKKVSSWAAILFAPTLIGTVYGMNFVHMPELNWRFGYLFALLLMLLVCGTLYLIFKRRGWL, from the coding sequence ATGGTCGGTGGCCGTCGCTTCCGCCCGGGTGGTGGCTTCGGTCGCCAACTCGACGAGTACGAGACCAGGGTGGGCGTGCCGCCGTCCACGGACTCGTCCGCTGCGCCGGCCGGCGGGCTGGTGGACAGCGCGGTCTACATCCGAGGCCACCGGTTCGCCTCGCCGTCCGGCCTCGCCGAGACGTACCGCTGCCTGCAGGAGCAGGACGGCGCGATGGCCTGGATCGGTCTGTACCGGCCCGACATCGAGCAGATCACCTCGCTGGCCCGGGAGTTCCGGTTGCACGACCTGGCGGTCGAGGACGCGATCAACGCCCACCAGCGCCCCAAGCTGGAACGGTACGGGGAGACCTTGTTCGTGGTGCTGCGCGCCGCCCGCTACGACGACCTGCGCGAGGAGGTCGAGTTCTCCGAGCTGCACCTGTTCATCGGGCCGGGCTTCGTGGTCACCGTCCGGCACGGTGAGGCACCGGACCTGGCCGCGGTGCGGCGGCGGTTGGAGACCGAGGCGCACATGCTTGCCCGTGGCCCGGAGGCGGTGCTGTACGCGATCCTCGACCAGGTCGTCGACGGGTACGCGCCGGTGGTGGCCGGGCTGGAGAACGACATCGACGAGATCGAGACCGAGGTGTTCGGTGGCGACCCGAACGCGAGCCGGCGCATCTACGGCCTCAGCCGCGAGGTCATCCAGTTCCAGCGGGCCGCCCGCCCCCTGCTCACGGTGCTCGACGCGCTGGCCGACGGCGCCGGCAGCGGCAGCGAGGACGAGGAGCTGCGCCGCTACCTGCGCGACGTCACCGACCACCTGACCCAGGTCGTGGAGCGGGTGGACGGGTTCCGGCACCTGTTGCAGAACATCCTCACCGTCAACGCCACGCTCGTCTCGCAGCAGCAGAACGAGGAGATGCGCAGCCTCACCGCGGCCAGCTACGCGCAGAACGAGGAGCTGAAGAAGGTCTCGTCCTGGGCGGCGATCCTGTTCGCTCCCACGCTCATCGGCACCGTGTACGGGATGAACTTCGTCCACATGCCGGAGTTGAACTGGCGCTTCGGCTACCTGTTCGCGTTGTTGCTGATGCTGTTGGTCTGCGGCACCCTCTACCTGATCTTCAAGCGGCGCGGTTGGCTGTGA
- a CDS encoding SCP2 sterol-binding domain-containing protein, protein MRTTAEQYLRQLDSGRRPDLPETTAGTLRLDVRADGCTDHWYLTISDQHVNVARSADDAELVVRADRSVVDQMVNGELHPGAALLRNELSVQGNIQLLMLLRRIFPGPTGARHPRELGRAALARRAPERDAVATGEAGR, encoded by the coding sequence ATGCGTACGACGGCGGAGCAGTACCTGCGACAGCTGGATTCCGGCCGGCGCCCCGACCTGCCGGAAACCACAGCGGGCACACTGCGGCTGGACGTACGCGCCGACGGCTGCACCGACCACTGGTATCTGACCATCTCCGACCAGCACGTCAACGTGGCCCGCTCGGCCGACGACGCCGAGCTGGTGGTCCGGGCGGACCGGTCGGTCGTCGACCAGATGGTCAACGGTGAGCTGCATCCGGGCGCGGCTCTGCTGCGCAACGAGCTGAGCGTGCAGGGCAACATCCAACTGTTGATGCTGCTGCGGCGAATCTTCCCGGGGCCGACCGGCGCCCGCCACCCGCGGGAGCTCGGCCGGGCCGCGTTGGCGCGCCGGGCACCGGAGCGGGACGCGGTGGCCACCGGGGAGGCCGGGCGGTGA
- a CDS encoding alpha/beta fold hydrolase → MNGDPEYAQEFVEIDGGRLGVQVYPEPTGVTDAPVAVIWPAMGVRARYYRPFAAELRAAGLAVVVADLRGTGASTPTPSRADRYGYPELAADVGAVLAALKPRLDGRTRLLVGHSLGGQAALLHLALHGGDEVDGLALIAVGIPYWRNYPGRRGLGVLPYTQGIAATTALLGVWPGWGFGGRQARGVIRDWAYTARTGRFPRLNGTDTEAAVRAVRTPVLAVSVDDDQFTPHETVDNLCEKLATAPVTRERYTVAQAGAPLDHFTWVRAGAPLARRVAEFAGDLPPR, encoded by the coding sequence GTGAACGGGGATCCGGAGTACGCGCAGGAGTTCGTCGAGATCGACGGTGGTCGGCTGGGTGTGCAGGTCTATCCGGAGCCGACCGGTGTGACGGATGCGCCGGTCGCCGTGATCTGGCCCGCGATGGGCGTCCGCGCCCGTTACTACCGGCCCTTCGCCGCCGAGCTGCGCGCCGCCGGGCTGGCCGTGGTCGTCGCCGACCTGCGTGGCACCGGGGCGAGCACCCCCACGCCGAGCCGGGCCGACCGGTACGGCTACCCGGAGCTGGCCGCCGACGTCGGCGCCGTGCTGGCCGCGCTCAAGCCACGACTGGACGGGCGCACCCGGTTGCTGGTCGGGCACTCGCTCGGTGGGCAGGCCGCCCTGCTGCACCTCGCCCTGCACGGCGGCGACGAGGTGGACGGGCTGGCGCTGATCGCTGTCGGCATCCCGTACTGGCGCAACTATCCGGGTCGGCGCGGCCTCGGCGTGCTGCCGTACACCCAGGGGATCGCTGCCACCACGGCGCTGCTCGGCGTGTGGCCGGGGTGGGGGTTCGGCGGCCGGCAGGCGCGCGGCGTGATCCGCGACTGGGCGTACACCGCGCGCACCGGCCGGTTCCCCCGGCTCAACGGCACGGACACCGAGGCGGCGGTACGCGCGGTGCGGACACCGGTGCTGGCCGTCAGTGTGGACGACGACCAGTTCACCCCACACGAGACCGTGGACAACCTCTGCGAGAAGCTCGCCACGGCCCCGGTGACCCGGGAGCGCTACACAGTGGCCCAGGCCGGCGCGCCGCTGGACCACTTCACCTGGGTCCGCGCGGGCGCACCGCTGGCGCGGCGGGTCGCCGAGTTCGCCGGCGACCTGCCGCCACGCTGA
- a CDS encoding glycogen debranching N-terminal domain-containing protein, translated as MRQELLHVIAGSVFANSDAQGDMEVDPQQPVGLFAFDTRFLSHWVLRVDGERINALSRDDMTYFETRFFLVPGAASHYVDADVSIIRHRSIHDCFHEKITVLNHSAQPAEFTVRMEMGSDFSDIAELGLRQRTVEATADSANNQLVLRYQRDRFVRQTTVRSTLPVEVDEGGMTFRIRIDAEGQWETDLHVAMTMGGEDGQDMRAHLKSHQWAVRTGMREDLADWMDRAPQLVAERRGLEEMYRGSLADLAALRYRPLSYDDRVPVAGLPWTMWLCGRHSIITSLQTMAFTPELAPATLRMLALMQGGQLDDDIDEEPGKILAHLRYGESGAFGDRANALYYGSADTTPLFVVLLDEYERWSGDADLVRELRHPARMALDWIDEYGDLTGDGYVRYQRRNERYGAINQVWKDSPESITDANGRQPAFPRATCEVQGYVYDAKMRGARLAREFWGDPAYADRLEREAAALKERFNRDFWLPHQEYYALALDPYGEPADALSSNIGHLLWSGIVPDDRAGAVAEHLVGSRLFGGWGVRTFATGQRSYNPMGSHLGAVWPADNALIAAGLRRYGFDTQAATIAAAIFDMAQTLGGAVPEMIAGHERRLTKYPVQLPAAGRPQAWSSGALLMLLSTMLGLRPTGDNLLVNPAVPAGFGRLDLLDIPGRWGHSDAYARDRSTAHRARPRER; from the coding sequence GTGAGGCAGGAACTGCTCCACGTGATCGCCGGCAGCGTGTTCGCCAACAGCGACGCTCAGGGCGACATGGAGGTCGACCCGCAGCAGCCGGTCGGTCTCTTCGCGTTCGACACCCGCTTCCTGTCCCACTGGGTGCTCAGGGTCGACGGCGAGCGGATCAACGCGCTCTCCCGCGACGACATGACGTACTTCGAGACCCGGTTCTTCCTGGTGCCCGGCGCGGCGAGTCACTACGTCGACGCCGACGTCTCGATCATCCGACACCGGTCGATCCACGACTGTTTCCACGAGAAGATCACCGTGCTCAATCACTCGGCGCAGCCCGCCGAGTTCACCGTACGGATGGAGATGGGCAGCGACTTCTCCGACATCGCCGAGCTCGGGCTCCGGCAGCGGACCGTCGAGGCCACCGCCGACTCGGCGAACAACCAGCTCGTGCTGCGCTATCAGCGGGACCGGTTCGTCCGCCAGACCACAGTGCGAAGCACCCTTCCCGTCGAGGTGGACGAGGGGGGAATGACGTTCCGGATCCGGATCGACGCCGAGGGGCAGTGGGAGACGGACCTGCACGTCGCCATGACCATGGGCGGCGAGGACGGCCAGGACATGCGCGCCCACCTCAAGTCGCACCAGTGGGCCGTGCGGACCGGGATGCGCGAGGACCTGGCGGACTGGATGGACCGGGCACCGCAGCTGGTGGCAGAGCGCCGCGGGCTGGAGGAGATGTACCGGGGCAGCCTGGCAGACCTGGCGGCGCTGCGGTACAGGCCGTTGTCGTACGACGATCGGGTGCCCGTCGCGGGTCTGCCGTGGACGATGTGGCTGTGCGGACGGCACAGCATCATCACCAGCCTCCAGACGATGGCGTTCACTCCCGAACTGGCCCCCGCGACGCTGCGCATGCTGGCGCTCATGCAGGGCGGTCAGCTCGACGACGACATCGACGAGGAGCCGGGCAAGATCCTGGCCCATCTGCGCTACGGCGAGTCCGGAGCGTTCGGCGACCGGGCGAACGCGCTGTACTACGGCTCGGCGGACACCACCCCGCTCTTCGTCGTCCTGCTCGACGAGTACGAGCGCTGGTCCGGTGACGCGGACCTGGTCCGCGAGCTGCGCCACCCGGCCCGGATGGCGTTGGACTGGATCGACGAGTACGGCGATCTGACCGGGGACGGCTACGTGCGCTACCAGCGTCGCAACGAGCGGTACGGTGCGATCAACCAGGTCTGGAAGGACTCCCCGGAGTCGATCACCGACGCGAACGGCCGGCAACCCGCCTTTCCCCGCGCCACCTGCGAGGTGCAGGGCTACGTCTACGACGCCAAGATGCGTGGCGCCCGGCTGGCCCGGGAGTTCTGGGGTGACCCCGCGTACGCCGACCGTCTGGAGCGGGAAGCCGCGGCGCTGAAGGAGCGCTTCAACCGGGACTTCTGGCTGCCGCACCAGGAGTATTACGCGTTGGCCCTCGACCCGTACGGCGAGCCGGCCGACGCGCTGTCATCCAACATCGGGCATCTGCTGTGGAGCGGGATCGTCCCGGACGACCGCGCCGGGGCGGTCGCCGAGCACCTGGTCGGGTCGCGGTTGTTCGGCGGTTGGGGGGTGCGCACCTTCGCCACCGGGCAGCGGTCGTACAACCCGATGGGCTCCCACCTGGGCGCCGTGTGGCCGGCGGACAACGCCCTGATCGCCGCCGGGCTGCGCCGCTACGGCTTCGACACCCAGGCAGCCACCATCGCGGCCGCCATCTTCGACATGGCACAGACCCTCGGTGGGGCGGTGCCGGAGATGATCGCCGGCCACGAGCGCCGGCTGACGAAGTATCCCGTCCAGTTGCCGGCGGCCGGGCGCCCGCAGGCGTGGTCGTCGGGTGCGCTGCTGATGCTGTTGAGCACCATGCTGGGGCTGCGACCCACCGGCGACAACCTGCTGGTGAACCCGGCCGTGCCGGCCGGCTTCGGTCGGTTGGACCTGTTGGACATCCCCGGTCGTTGGGGTCACTCCGACGCCTACGCGAGGGACCGGAGCACCGCGCACAGGGCCCGCCCGCGGGAGCGCTGA